From Microbacterium croceum, a single genomic window includes:
- the gcvP gene encoding aminomethyl-transferring glycine dehydrogenase has translation MLDALGVASSLEDWSPVDALMRQAVPSSIYTDAGDSVIPRAASETEALAELRALASRNAVNRPMIGLGYYGTITPQVIQRNVLENPSWYTAYTPYQPEISQGRLEALINFQTMVSELTGLSTANASMLDESTAVVEGMLLARRASKSTSNVFAVDTDALPQTKALLATRADAVGIELVAVDIAAGEELPAELFGVFVQYPGASGNVWNPSAVIDAAHLAGGLAVVAADLLALTLIASPGSLGADVAVGTTQRFGVPMGFGGPHAGYMAVRSGLERQLPGRLVGVSVDADGKPAYRLSLQTREQHIRREKATSNICTAQVLLAVMASMYAVYHGPDGLREIARQVADKALRLRDWLVEAGVEVAHDAFFDTVQVRVPGRAAEYAAQAHDGYGILLHVADADTISIAVDETTTFSELHQVAMVFGGQQQRAFGWFESGSHGALPEALLRQDEYLTHPVFHAHRSETAMMRYLKSLADRDYALDRGMIPLGSCTMKLNAATEMAAITWPEFAGIHPFAPASDVAGYLELIDQLESWLAEVTGYDAVSLQPNAGSQGELAGLLAIRGYHLANGDAQRTVCLIPSSAHGTNAASAVLAGMKVVVVACDELGNVDLADLRAKIAAHAESLSALMITYPSTHGVYEQDVVEITSAVHDAGGQVYVDGANLNALLGYARFGDLGGDVSHLNLHKTFAIPHGGGGPGVGPVAAKAHLAPFLPAHPLAQRAEHAGGFVFEGGAVSAAPYGSAGILPISWAYVRMMGADGLRRATAAAVLSANYIAVRLGEHYPVLYAGEDGRVAHECILDLRPLKEATGITVDDVAKRLIDYGFHAPTMSFPVAGTLMVEPTESEDLAEIERFIEAMIMIKAEADAVAAGRWPADDNPLVHAPHTAVSLIAGEWDHAYTREEAAYPVHALVAGKYWPPVRRIDQAYGDRNLVCACPPIEAFA, from the coding sequence ATGCTGGACGCGCTCGGGGTCGCCTCCTCGCTCGAGGACTGGAGCCCGGTCGACGCGCTGATGCGCCAAGCCGTGCCGTCCTCGATCTACACCGACGCAGGGGACTCCGTGATCCCCCGCGCCGCCAGTGAGACCGAGGCGCTCGCCGAGCTCCGCGCGCTCGCCTCGCGCAACGCGGTGAACCGGCCGATGATCGGCCTCGGGTACTACGGCACGATCACCCCGCAGGTGATCCAGCGCAACGTGCTCGAGAACCCGTCCTGGTACACGGCCTACACGCCGTACCAGCCGGAGATCTCGCAGGGACGCCTGGAAGCACTCATCAACTTCCAGACCATGGTGTCCGAGCTCACCGGGCTCTCGACGGCGAACGCCTCGATGCTCGACGAGTCGACCGCGGTGGTCGAGGGGATGCTGCTCGCCCGCCGGGCCTCGAAGTCGACGTCGAACGTGTTCGCGGTCGACACCGACGCCCTCCCGCAGACCAAGGCACTGCTGGCCACTCGCGCCGACGCCGTGGGCATCGAGCTCGTGGCGGTCGACATCGCGGCAGGCGAGGAGCTCCCTGCGGAGCTGTTCGGCGTCTTCGTGCAGTACCCCGGCGCATCCGGCAACGTGTGGAACCCGTCGGCCGTGATCGACGCCGCGCATCTCGCGGGCGGTCTGGCCGTCGTCGCCGCCGACCTGCTCGCGCTGACGCTGATCGCCTCGCCGGGCTCGCTCGGGGCCGACGTCGCGGTCGGTACGACGCAGCGCTTCGGCGTGCCGATGGGCTTCGGTGGCCCCCACGCCGGCTACATGGCGGTGCGCTCAGGACTCGAGCGTCAGCTCCCCGGTCGCCTGGTCGGGGTGTCGGTCGATGCCGACGGCAAGCCGGCCTACCGCCTCTCGCTGCAGACGCGCGAACAGCACATCCGCCGCGAGAAGGCCACGTCGAACATCTGCACCGCCCAGGTGCTGCTTGCCGTGATGGCATCGATGTACGCGGTCTACCACGGGCCCGACGGCCTGCGCGAGATCGCGCGACAGGTGGCCGACAAGGCACTCCGGCTCCGCGACTGGCTCGTCGAGGCCGGTGTCGAGGTCGCGCATGACGCGTTCTTCGACACCGTGCAGGTGCGCGTGCCCGGACGCGCGGCGGAGTACGCCGCGCAGGCGCACGACGGCTACGGCATCCTGCTCCACGTCGCGGATGCCGACACGATCAGCATCGCGGTCGACGAGACCACCACGTTCAGCGAGCTGCACCAGGTCGCCATGGTGTTCGGAGGCCAGCAGCAGCGGGCCTTCGGTTGGTTCGAAAGCGGTTCGCACGGGGCGCTGCCCGAGGCCCTGCTGCGTCAGGACGAGTACCTGACCCACCCGGTCTTCCACGCGCACCGCAGCGAGACCGCCATGATGCGCTATCTCAAGAGCCTCGCCGACCGCGACTATGCCCTCGACCGGGGCATGATCCCGCTGGGGTCGTGCACCATGAAGCTCAACGCCGCGACCGAGATGGCGGCGATCACGTGGCCCGAGTTCGCGGGCATCCACCCGTTCGCTCCGGCATCCGATGTGGCGGGCTATCTCGAACTGATCGATCAGCTCGAGAGCTGGCTCGCCGAGGTCACCGGGTACGACGCGGTCTCGCTGCAGCCGAACGCCGGCTCCCAGGGTGAGCTCGCCGGACTCCTCGCGATCCGCGGCTACCACCTCGCGAACGGCGACGCGCAGCGCACCGTGTGCCTCATCCCGTCGTCCGCCCACGGCACGAACGCCGCCTCGGCCGTGCTCGCGGGCATGAAGGTCGTCGTGGTCGCGTGTGACGAGCTCGGCAACGTGGACCTCGCCGACCTCCGTGCGAAGATCGCCGCGCACGCCGAGTCCCTCTCCGCGCTGATGATCACCTACCCGTCCACCCACGGCGTGTACGAGCAGGACGTGGTGGAGATCACCTCGGCCGTGCACGACGCCGGGGGACAGGTCTATGTCGACGGTGCGAACCTCAACGCGCTGCTCGGCTACGCGCGGTTCGGCGACCTCGGGGGCGACGTGTCGCATCTGAACCTGCACAAGACGTTCGCCATCCCGCACGGCGGCGGTGGCCCCGGTGTGGGCCCGGTGGCCGCCAAGGCCCACTTGGCGCCGTTCCTGCCGGCGCATCCGCTCGCTCAGCGCGCGGAGCACGCCGGTGGTTTCGTGTTCGAGGGCGGCGCCGTATCGGCCGCTCCCTACGGCTCCGCCGGCATCCTGCCGATCTCCTGGGCCTACGTGCGGATGATGGGCGCCGACGGTCTGCGTCGGGCCACAGCCGCAGCGGTGCTCTCGGCCAACTACATCGCGGTGCGGCTCGGCGAGCACTACCCGGTGCTGTACGCCGGCGAGGACGGACGCGTCGCGCACGAGTGCATCCTCGATCTGCGTCCGCTCAAGGAGGCCACAGGCATCACGGTCGACGACGTCGCGAAGCGCCTGATCGACTACGGCTTCCACGCTCCGACCATGTCGTTCCCGGTCGCGGGCACGCTGATGGTCGAGCCGACCGAGTCCGAGGACCTGGCCGAGATCGAGCGGTTCATCGAGGCGATGATCATGATCAAGGCCGAGGCGGATGCCGTCGCGGCCGGCCGTTGGCCCGCCGACGACAACCCGCTCGTACACGCGCCGCACACGGCTGTCTCGCTGATCGCGGGGGAGTGGGACCACGCCTACACCCGCGAAGAGGCCGCCTACCCGGTGCACGCTCTCGTCGCCGGCAAGTACTGGCCACCCGTGCGTCGCATCGACCAGGCCTACGGCGACCGCAATCTGGTGTGCGCGTGTCCGCCGATCGAGGCCTTCGCCTGA
- a CDS encoding ABC transporter substrate-binding protein, with product MMRNGKRKIALTAVAGASVLALGLTACGTGGSGDNGDASGDRALRVWAGSQTPITANYNPFAPTVLHGALGPILEPLFFFNKTADSEPVGLIGDSYEYSDDGTQITVTIKPDLKWSDGEPLTAKDVAFSFNYEGNNPEGNGLTSAEATDDTTVVLTYSSPQFTTTFARLGSTYILPEHVWADVSDFANFANEEPVGSGPYVVDKTTSESYTLVANENFRDADKLGVKKVQYIAVDNNQTAQDLLAAGKLDWTGMFIPNPDDVTSNGAIDWINTPQDPTVLYTCSNADLGCTGPQTDVAVRQALNAAIDRGTIKEKAFVGLTGDISPTFALLPRDEKWVADKANEVSPQEADVSEAGKILEAAGYIKDGDFYAKDGVPLELNLISVDGWTDYNDAAKLIAEQAAAAGIKVNASTVQWQEFSDARQGGDFQLIVGGVIGTSVADPFQIYRDWFGGTTVESTSPVGEEIPAGRWNFSRYSNPTVDAAIQAAISTDDEAEKKELYGTIQTEIVRDLPYIPLVINATQTFYNTKDFTGWPTEDDLYAFPPSWGAIAAGYVLTQLQPVK from the coding sequence ATGATGCGTAACGGCAAGCGCAAGATCGCGCTCACCGCAGTCGCGGGGGCCTCCGTCCTCGCGCTCGGGCTCACCGCCTGTGGCACCGGCGGCAGCGGCGACAACGGGGATGCGAGCGGTGATCGCGCCCTTCGCGTCTGGGCGGGCAGCCAGACTCCCATCACCGCGAACTACAACCCGTTCGCGCCGACCGTGCTCCACGGCGCGCTCGGCCCGATCCTCGAGCCGCTGTTCTTCTTCAACAAGACGGCGGACTCCGAGCCGGTCGGCCTCATCGGCGACTCGTACGAGTACAGCGATGACGGCACCCAGATCACCGTCACGATCAAGCCCGATCTGAAGTGGAGCGACGGAGAGCCGTTGACCGCGAAGGACGTCGCGTTCTCCTTCAACTACGAGGGCAACAACCCGGAAGGCAACGGCCTGACCTCGGCGGAGGCAACCGACGACACGACCGTCGTGCTGACCTACAGCAGCCCGCAGTTCACGACCACGTTCGCTCGTCTCGGCTCCACCTACATCCTCCCGGAGCACGTCTGGGCCGACGTCAGCGACTTCGCGAACTTCGCGAACGAGGAGCCGGTGGGCTCCGGCCCGTACGTGGTCGACAAGACCACGAGCGAGTCCTACACACTGGTCGCCAACGAGAACTTCCGCGACGCCGACAAGCTCGGCGTCAAGAAGGTCCAGTACATCGCCGTCGACAACAACCAGACCGCGCAGGACCTGCTCGCCGCAGGCAAGCTCGACTGGACGGGCATGTTCATTCCGAACCCGGATGATGTGACCTCGAACGGCGCGATCGACTGGATCAACACGCCGCAGGACCCGACGGTGCTGTACACGTGCTCGAACGCCGACCTGGGCTGCACCGGCCCGCAGACCGACGTCGCCGTGCGCCAGGCGCTCAACGCCGCGATCGACCGCGGCACGATCAAGGAGAAGGCGTTCGTCGGCCTGACCGGTGACATCTCTCCGACCTTCGCGCTCCTTCCGCGTGACGAGAAGTGGGTCGCCGACAAGGCCAACGAGGTCAGCCCGCAGGAGGCCGACGTGTCCGAGGCCGGCAAGATCCTCGAAGCTGCCGGCTACATCAAGGACGGCGACTTCTACGCGAAGGACGGTGTTCCGCTCGAGCTCAACCTGATCTCGGTCGATGGCTGGACCGACTACAACGACGCGGCGAAGCTGATCGCCGAGCAGGCGGCAGCGGCCGGCATCAAGGTCAATGCCTCGACCGTGCAGTGGCAGGAGTTCTCCGACGCACGTCAGGGCGGCGACTTCCAGCTGATCGTGGGCGGTGTCATCGGCACCTCGGTCGCCGACCCGTTCCAGATCTACCGCGACTGGTTCGGCGGCACCACGGTGGAGTCCACCAGCCCGGTCGGCGAGGAGATCCCCGCCGGCCGCTGGAACTTCAGCCGCTACAGCAACCCCACGGTGGACGCCGCGATCCAGGCGGCCATCAGCACGGACGACGAGGCGGAGAAGAAGGAGCTCTACGGCACGATCCAGACCGAGATCGTCCGGGACCTTCCCTACATCCCGCTGGTGATCAACGCGACGCAGACCTTCTACAACACGAAGGACTTCACCGGGTGGCCGACCGAGGACGACCTCTACGCCTTCCCGCCGTCGTGGGGTGCGATTGCGGCAGGGTACGTCCTGACGCAGCTGCAGCCGGTCAAGTAG
- a CDS encoding glycine cleavage system aminomethyltransferase GcvT, with protein MSDPRYTPLRERHEALGASFTDFGGWQMPVRYTSDLAEHHAVRQAAGLFDISHMAEFLVTGEHAADFLDFALAGRISAMPVGKAKYSLVLADDGGIIDDVIAYRLAEDRFLVIANAGNRGFVDSAFAARVRDFPSIPERELPARAEGEERSFAGFLGDRGVDVEDVSDSYALLAVQGPAAAAIVAATEGITDVSTPWAEQKYYAWADATFLGEPLLIARTGYTGEDGFELLVRAEDAGALWDAVSAAGEGHGLVPAGLAARDTLRLEAGMPLYGHELSRETKPSQAGLGRVVVADKERFVGKDAAPAAADAPVLIGLVAEGKRAGRAGYAVVDEDGTVLGEITSGALSPTLGHPIAMAYVTPSSAEEGTAVFLDVRGTKIPATVTALPFYRRTK; from the coding sequence ATGTCCGATCCCCGCTATACCCCGCTCCGCGAGCGCCATGAGGCTCTCGGCGCGTCGTTCACCGACTTCGGCGGCTGGCAGATGCCGGTGCGCTACACGTCCGACCTCGCCGAGCACCACGCCGTGCGACAGGCCGCCGGGCTCTTCGACATCTCGCACATGGCCGAGTTCCTGGTCACCGGTGAGCACGCTGCCGACTTCCTCGACTTCGCCCTCGCCGGGCGCATCTCCGCGATGCCGGTCGGGAAGGCGAAGTACTCGCTGGTGCTGGCCGACGACGGCGGGATCATCGACGACGTGATCGCGTACCGGCTCGCCGAGGATCGTTTCCTGGTGATCGCCAATGCCGGCAACCGCGGATTCGTGGACTCCGCGTTCGCCGCGCGGGTCCGGGACTTCCCCTCGATCCCCGAGCGCGAGCTGCCCGCCCGCGCGGAAGGCGAGGAGCGCAGCTTCGCCGGGTTCCTCGGCGATCGCGGCGTCGACGTCGAGGACGTCTCAGACTCGTACGCGCTGCTCGCCGTGCAGGGGCCAGCCGCCGCTGCCATCGTCGCCGCGACGGAGGGCATCACCGACGTCAGCACGCCGTGGGCGGAGCAGAAGTACTACGCCTGGGCGGACGCCACTTTCCTCGGCGAGCCGTTGCTGATCGCCCGCACCGGATACACCGGAGAAGATGGATTCGAGCTCCTCGTCCGCGCGGAGGACGCCGGCGCCCTGTGGGATGCCGTGTCGGCAGCGGGGGAGGGGCACGGCCTCGTGCCCGCCGGGCTCGCGGCCCGTGACACGCTGCGTCTGGAGGCGGGCATGCCGCTGTACGGCCACGAGCTCAGTCGCGAGACGAAGCCTTCGCAGGCCGGTCTGGGCCGCGTCGTGGTCGCGGACAAGGAACGGTTCGTCGGCAAGGACGCCGCACCGGCGGCTGCCGATGCCCCGGTCCTCATCGGACTCGTCGCCGAGGGCAAGCGCGCCGGCCGCGCCGGCTACGCCGTCGTCGACGAAGACGGCACCGTGCTGGGGGAGATCACCAGCGGCGCCCTCAGCCCCACTCTCGGCCACCCGATCGCGATGGCCTACGTGACCCCTTCTTCCGCAGAAGAGGGAACCGCAGTATTCCTGGATGTGCGGGGGACGAAGATCCCCGCGACCGTGACCGCCCTGCCTTTCTATCGGAGGACCAAATGA
- the gcvH gene encoding glycine cleavage system protein GcvH, whose translation MTDLTALRYTEEHEWIAADASAGSGTQIVSIGITDYAAEKLGDVVFVELPAVGTELTAGSVVGEIESTKSVGELYAPVAGTVVEINDAVVDDPSLVNAEPFAGGWLIKVSVAAGALDGLLDRDAYVALTEG comes from the coding sequence ATGACCGACCTCACCGCACTGCGCTACACCGAAGAGCACGAGTGGATCGCCGCCGACGCTTCGGCGGGCTCAGGAACCCAGATCGTGTCCATCGGGATCACCGACTACGCCGCCGAGAAGCTGGGCGACGTCGTGTTCGTCGAGCTGCCCGCCGTCGGCACCGAGCTCACCGCCGGTTCTGTGGTCGGGGAGATCGAGTCGACCAAGTCGGTGGGCGAGCTGTACGCGCCCGTCGCGGGGACCGTCGTCGAGATCAACGACGCGGTCGTCGACGACCCCTCACTCGTCAACGCAGAGCCCTTCGCAGGCGGATGGCTGATCAAGGTCTCCGTCGCCGCGGGTGCGCTCGACGGGCTGCTCGACCGCGACGCGTACGTCGCACTCACGGAGGGCTGA
- a CDS encoding ABC transporter permease, with protein MKFYARRIGFYAFTLWAAISINFLLPRLMPGNPADIMIAKMQRAGGEVSETTIRNIKLLLGGDDSSVWEQYLAYWGRMFQGDLGVSVTKFPTPVAELIGQALPWTLILVGTATVISFLLGVVLGAWAGWKRGTWVDHLIPATTVLQSIPYFWMALLLVAIFAVGLGWFPIFGGYDVFDFPDGPEPTWAFFTNAVSHAILPAVTIVISSVGGWLFGMRNMMVSTLAEDYVLTAEAKGLRPRRILTTYAARNAAIPSIAGFSITLGFVVAGSIVMEQVFTYPGIGKLMFQAVTNNDYALMQGLFLVITITVLAANFIMDLVYGFIDPRARQNV; from the coding sequence ATGAAGTTCTATGCACGAAGAATCGGGTTCTACGCGTTCACGCTGTGGGCCGCGATCTCCATCAACTTCCTGCTTCCCCGGCTCATGCCGGGGAATCCGGCGGACATCATGATCGCCAAGATGCAGCGGGCGGGCGGCGAGGTCTCCGAGACCACGATCCGCAACATCAAGCTCCTGCTCGGCGGCGACGACTCCTCTGTCTGGGAGCAGTACCTGGCCTACTGGGGGCGGATGTTCCAGGGAGACCTGGGCGTCTCGGTGACGAAGTTCCCGACGCCGGTCGCCGAGCTGATCGGGCAGGCGCTGCCGTGGACGCTCATCCTGGTCGGCACCGCCACCGTCATCTCCTTCCTCCTGGGTGTCGTGCTCGGCGCCTGGGCGGGCTGGAAGCGCGGAACCTGGGTCGACCACCTGATCCCGGCCACCACGGTGCTGCAGTCGATCCCGTATTTCTGGATGGCGCTGCTCCTGGTCGCGATCTTCGCCGTCGGTCTGGGGTGGTTCCCGATCTTCGGCGGGTACGACGTGTTCGACTTCCCCGACGGCCCCGAGCCGACCTGGGCCTTCTTCACCAATGCGGTGTCGCACGCGATCCTCCCGGCTGTCACCATCGTGATCAGCTCGGTCGGAGGCTGGCTCTTCGGCATGCGCAACATGATGGTCTCGACTCTCGCCGAGGACTACGTGCTCACGGCGGAGGCGAAGGGCCTGCGCCCGCGCCGCATCCTCACCACATATGCCGCGCGCAACGCCGCGATCCCCTCTATCGCAGGGTTCTCCATCACACTCGGCTTCGTGGTCGCCGGATCCATCGTGATGGAGCAGGTGTTCACCTATCCCGGCATCGGCAAGCTGATGTTCCAGGCGGTCACCAACAACGACTACGCCCTCATGCAGGGGCTGTTCCTCGTCATCACGATCACGGTGCTCGCCGCCAACTTCATCATGGATCTCGTCTACGGATTCATCGACCCGAGGGCTCGCCAGAATGTCTGA
- a CDS encoding ABC transporter ATP-binding protein — protein MSDPVLTARNVSIEYEVDPPVKAVRDVSLTLHRGEILGLAGESGCGKTTLAYGMNRLLKAPALMTGGEIVFHDRDGHDIDIVGLDGEGLRAFRWDKISMVFQGAMNSLNPVISVKAQIFDIFDTHRPGMSKKDKTARAEELLTLVGVDPSRLTSFPHELSGGMRQRMMIAMALALDPQVMIMDEPTTALDVVVQRGIIREIMRLRERLGFAVIFITHDLPMLIEISDRIAVMLQGQIVEEGTAEEIYRTPRHEYTKKLLSSFPSLKGERGDFVRTGEQQSQEQVR, from the coding sequence ATGAGCGACCCCGTTCTCACTGCACGGAACGTCTCGATCGAGTACGAGGTCGACCCGCCGGTGAAGGCCGTCCGCGATGTGTCGCTCACCCTGCACCGTGGGGAGATCCTCGGCCTTGCCGGCGAATCGGGCTGCGGGAAGACCACACTCGCGTACGGGATGAACCGGCTGTTGAAGGCGCCCGCGCTGATGACAGGCGGTGAGATCGTGTTCCACGATCGCGACGGTCACGACATCGACATCGTCGGTCTCGATGGTGAAGGGCTCCGCGCTTTCCGCTGGGACAAGATCTCGATGGTGTTCCAGGGCGCGATGAACTCGCTGAACCCGGTGATCAGCGTGAAAGCCCAGATCTTCGACATCTTCGACACCCATCGCCCCGGCATGAGCAAGAAGGACAAGACAGCCAGAGCGGAGGAGCTCCTCACGCTCGTCGGCGTCGACCCGTCCCGTCTGACGAGTTTCCCGCACGAGCTGTCGGGCGGTATGCGGCAGCGCATGATGATCGCGATGGCACTGGCGCTCGATCCGCAGGTCATGATCATGGACGAGCCCACGACGGCGCTCGACGTCGTCGTGCAGCGGGGAATCATCCGGGAGATCATGCGGCTGCGGGAGCGACTCGGGTTCGCGGTGATCTTCATCACGCACGATCTGCCGATGTTGATCGAGATCAGCGACCGGATCGCGGTGATGCTGCAGGGACAGATCGTGGAAGAGGGCACGGCGGAGGAGATCTACCGCACGCCTCGGCACGAGTACACGAAAAAGCTGCTGTCGAGCTTCCCTTCGTTGAAAGGCGAGCGGGGCGACTTCGTCCGCACCGGTGAACAGCAGAGTCAGGAGCAGGTCCGATGA
- a CDS encoding ABC transporter permease has protein sequence MSDTENTTSTLIVKDQPTTSPASTITLATRKPRKGRGLLPSRSPKFIVGAILVLAIVLFAIIAPIFSQDPRSTDNPALQPPSAEHWLGTTKLGNDMFAQLAIGAQGSLLVGLVAGGIAIVLSLIFGVLAGYLGGWREDGLALITNVMIVIPGLPLVMVIASFVPQRSWQLVAFVLGITSWAGAAYVLRLQTRSLRTRDYVYAAKVAGERSFRVILVEIMPNLLPLLTAQFLFAIIFAILGEAGLSYLGLGPNSSITWGTILNDAQSGQALGRGAWWWFVPPGVMIAILGAGLALINFAIDEIINPKLRNAPDAARRLRKAAKTKGVTA, from the coding sequence ATGTCTGACACCGAGAACACGACCTCGACCCTGATCGTGAAGGATCAGCCGACCACGTCTCCCGCCAGCACCATCACGCTGGCGACGCGCAAACCGCGCAAGGGGCGCGGGTTGCTTCCGAGCCGCTCGCCCAAGTTCATCGTCGGCGCGATCCTGGTGCTCGCCATCGTGCTGTTCGCGATCATCGCGCCGATCTTCTCGCAGGACCCGCGCAGCACGGACAACCCGGCGCTGCAGCCTCCATCCGCCGAGCACTGGCTGGGCACCACCAAGCTCGGCAATGACATGTTCGCGCAGCTCGCGATCGGCGCTCAGGGCTCGCTCCTGGTGGGCCTGGTCGCCGGCGGCATCGCGATCGTGCTGTCACTGATCTTCGGCGTCCTCGCCGGCTACCTCGGCGGATGGCGGGAAGACGGCCTCGCACTCATCACCAACGTGATGATCGTGATCCCGGGTCTCCCTCTGGTCATGGTCATCGCCTCGTTCGTGCCGCAGCGCAGCTGGCAACTGGTCGCTTTCGTGCTCGGCATCACCTCGTGGGCCGGTGCCGCCTACGTATTGCGCCTGCAGACCCGCTCGCTGCGCACCCGCGACTACGTGTATGCCGCGAAGGTGGCGGGCGAGCGGTCGTTCCGGGTCATCCTGGTCGAGATCATGCCGAACCTGCTGCCGCTGCTGACCGCGCAGTTCCTGTTCGCGATCATCTTCGCGATCCTCGGCGAAGCGGGACTGTCGTATCTCGGCCTCGGCCCGAACTCCTCCATCACCTGGGGGACCATCCTCAACGACGCGCAGTCGGGACAGGCGCTCGGACGCGGAGCCTGGTGGTGGTTCGTGCCGCCGGGCGTCATGATCGCGATCCTCGGCGCCGGACTGGCCCTGATCAACTTCGCGATCGACGAGATCATCAACCCGAAGCTCCGCAACGCACCCGATGCCGCACGCCGCCTGCGCAAGGCCGCCAAGACGAAGGGAGTGACGGCATGA
- a CDS encoding NUDIX hydrolase, producing MTRTSDIRVAVSTVILTLRAAADEEPVLALPLVRRTREPFADRWALPGGWLTHTESPVDAAARTLAETTGLAPSYLEQLYAFGAVDRSPTRVVSLVYWALLRQDDVVAQGAAHLASGHAPENVQWFDIDALPPLAFDHAKIIEYALWRLRNKVGYSRVAHGFLPAEFTLADLREAYEAILGKHLDPANFRRQVESTGNLLPTGRFRTGSHRPARLYRYNTDVELADRGPLGSEETSTR from the coding sequence ATGACCCGAACCAGTGATATCCGTGTCGCCGTCTCGACGGTCATCCTCACGCTGCGCGCCGCGGCGGATGAGGAGCCGGTGCTCGCGCTGCCCCTCGTACGGCGCACTCGCGAGCCGTTCGCGGATCGCTGGGCGTTGCCGGGAGGCTGGCTCACTCACACGGAATCTCCCGTCGACGCCGCCGCGCGCACGCTGGCCGAGACCACCGGACTCGCGCCGAGCTACCTGGAGCAGCTCTACGCGTTCGGAGCGGTCGACCGCTCCCCCACCCGGGTCGTCTCGCTCGTCTACTGGGCTCTGCTGCGACAGGACGACGTCGTCGCTCAAGGCGCTGCGCACCTCGCCTCCGGCCACGCCCCCGAGAACGTGCAGTGGTTCGACATCGACGCACTGCCGCCACTCGCCTTCGACCACGCGAAGATCATCGAGTACGCACTCTGGCGCCTCCGCAACAAAGTCGGCTACAGCCGCGTCGCGCACGGGTTCCTCCCCGCGGAGTTCACGCTCGCCGACCTCCGCGAGGCATACGAAGCCATACTCGGCAAGCATCTCGACCCGGCCAACTTCCGCCGCCAGGTCGAGTCCACCGGCAACCTCCTCCCCACCGGCCGCTTCCGCACGGGAAGCCACCGCCCTGCACGTCTGTACCGCTACAACACCGATGTCGAGTTGGCCGACCGCGGCCCGCTCGGTTCCGAAGAAACGAGCACCCGATGA
- a CDS encoding ABC transporter ATP-binding protein, giving the protein MSPKTHAAVATTTLEARNLVKDFTLRSGLKTATLHAVKDVSFTLEPGKTVALVGESGSGKSTIARMLMKLETPTSGEILLDGRPSGTRGNALARYRSEVQMVFQDPFASLNPFHTIAHHLERPLRLHHPKWSGAQVRARALELLDRVKLSPAASFADRRPHELSGGQRQRVAIARALAPGARFIVADEPVSMLDVSIRLGVLNLLAELQREENLGVLYITHDLATARHFSDEIMVLFHGDVVERGPADEVILNPQHEYTRTLLGAAPEPDNLGRLRDEVRAELAGR; this is encoded by the coding sequence ATGAGCCCGAAGACGCATGCCGCGGTCGCCACGACCACGCTCGAGGCGCGCAACCTGGTGAAGGACTTCACGCTGCGCTCGGGGCTCAAGACCGCCACGCTGCATGCGGTGAAGGATGTGTCCTTCACGTTGGAGCCGGGGAAGACGGTTGCCCTGGTGGGGGAGTCCGGGTCGGGGAAGTCGACGATCGCGCGGATGCTGATGAAGCTCGAGACGCCGACGAGCGGGGAGATCCTGCTCGACGGCAGGCCCTCGGGCACGCGGGGCAACGCGCTGGCACGGTATCGGTCGGAGGTGCAGATGGTGTTCCAGGACCCGTTCGCGTCATTGAATCCGTTCCACACGATCGCGCATCACCTGGAGCGTCCGCTGCGTCTGCATCACCCGAAGTGGTCGGGGGCGCAGGTGCGCGCGCGTGCGCTCGAGCTGCTCGATCGGGTGAAGCTCTCCCCGGCCGCGAGCTTCGCCGATCGGCGTCCGCACGAGCTGTCGGGTGGGCAACGGCAACGCGTCGCGATCGCACGGGCGCTGGCCCCCGGCGCCCGGTTCATCGTCGCCGACGAACCGGTGTCGATGCTCGACGTGTCGATCCGCCTCGGCGTGCTGAATCTGCTCGCGGAGCTGCAGCGCGAGGAGAACCTGGGCGTGCTGTACATCACTCACGATCTGGCGACCGCGCGGCACTTCTCCGATGAGATCATGGTGCTGTTCCACGGGGATGTCGTCGAACGCGGCCCCGCCGACGAAGTCATCCTGAATCCGCAGCACGAGTACACCAGGACCCTCCTCGGTGCCGCGCCGGAGCCCGACAACCTCGGACGCCTGCGCGACGAAGTCCGTGCGGAGCTCGCAGGGCGCTGA